A window of the Microbacterium sp. LWH13-1.2 genome harbors these coding sequences:
- a CDS encoding NADP-dependent oxidoreductase: MRAFVLTKYTQPLELREVAEPEIGDRDVLIRVEAVGLNQLDEKIRLGEFAQILPYSLPVILGNDVAGTVIRVGGLVESFRPGDRVFARPDERRMGAFAERVAVAESDLALVPTRITAAEAASLPLVALTAWQALVERGRVEPGQKVLIHAGAGGVGSIAIQLAKHLGATVATTASAANADFVRRLGADVVIDYRTEDFEEVPSDYDLVLDSLGGENLERSLRVLRPGGLAIGISGPPDPAFAKRKELNAVVRIAIAALSRKIRRQAKRLGVAYEFLFMRADGAQLSTIASLVDDGVITPVVSKTYPFEQIPAALADLASSGGRGKIVATLEA; the protein is encoded by the coding sequence ATGCGCGCGTTCGTGCTCACGAAGTACACGCAGCCACTCGAGCTGAGGGAGGTCGCCGAACCCGAGATCGGTGACCGAGACGTCCTGATCCGGGTGGAGGCCGTGGGGCTCAACCAGCTCGACGAGAAGATCCGCCTGGGGGAGTTCGCGCAGATCCTGCCCTACTCGCTGCCTGTCATCCTCGGCAACGACGTCGCCGGCACCGTGATCCGCGTGGGCGGGCTCGTCGAGTCCTTCCGCCCGGGCGATCGGGTGTTCGCCCGGCCCGACGAGCGCCGCATGGGGGCGTTCGCCGAACGCGTCGCGGTCGCCGAGTCGGATCTCGCACTCGTGCCGACGCGCATCACGGCGGCGGAGGCCGCGTCGCTCCCGCTCGTGGCGCTCACCGCCTGGCAGGCGCTGGTCGAGCGGGGGCGGGTCGAGCCCGGTCAGAAGGTCCTGATCCACGCGGGTGCGGGCGGCGTCGGCTCGATCGCGATCCAGCTCGCGAAGCATCTCGGAGCCACGGTCGCCACGACGGCGAGCGCGGCGAACGCCGATTTCGTCCGCCGCCTGGGTGCCGACGTCGTGATCGACTACCGCACCGAGGACTTCGAAGAGGTGCCGTCGGATTACGACCTCGTGCTCGACAGCCTCGGCGGCGAGAATCTCGAGAGGTCGCTGCGGGTACTGAGGCCCGGCGGCCTCGCGATCGGCATCTCGGGACCGCCCGACCCCGCGTTCGCCAAGCGCAAGGAGCTGAACGCCGTGGTGCGGATCGCGATCGCCGCGCTGAGTCGAAAGATCCGGCGCCAGGCGAAGCGACTCGGGGTCGCCTACGAGTTCCTGTTCATGCGGGCCGATGGTGCGCAACTGAGCACCATCGCGTCGCTGGTGGATGACGGGGTGATCACGCCCGTCGTCTCGAAGACCTATCCGTTCGAGCAGATCCCGGCGGCCCTCGCCGACCTCGCGTCCAGTGGCGGACGGGGCAAGATCGTGGCCACGCTCGAGGCCTGA
- a CDS encoding SDR family oxidoreductase, whose protein sequence is MPSLNGAVVLVTGANGGIGTQFVHQALERGAAKVYASARTPREWEDARIVPLTLDVTDAQSIRDAVEAASDVTVLINNAGASVPTAGILTHTDDEIRRNVETNFLGPLFLTRAYAPLLSGRDGATVIDIHSALAWFAVGGIYSATKAALWSATNSLRLELAPAGVHVVGVHVGYVDTAMAEHVSDPKTDPADLVRAILDATERGEYEVLADEISVQLKAGLSAPLDAVYPQLRTSAV, encoded by the coding sequence ATGCCTTCACTCAACGGAGCTGTCGTCCTCGTCACAGGCGCGAACGGAGGTATCGGCACCCAGTTCGTGCACCAGGCGCTCGAACGGGGAGCTGCGAAGGTCTACGCCAGCGCCCGCACGCCGCGCGAGTGGGAAGACGCGCGGATCGTGCCGCTGACGCTCGACGTCACCGATGCGCAGTCCATCCGCGATGCCGTGGAGGCGGCATCCGACGTGACCGTGCTGATCAACAACGCCGGCGCCTCCGTGCCGACGGCGGGTATCCTCACGCATACCGACGACGAGATCCGCCGCAACGTCGAGACCAACTTCCTCGGCCCGCTGTTCCTGACACGTGCTTACGCCCCGCTGCTCTCGGGCCGCGACGGAGCCACGGTCATCGACATCCATTCGGCCCTCGCGTGGTTCGCGGTCGGGGGCATCTACAGCGCCACGAAGGCGGCGCTGTGGTCGGCGACCAACTCGCTGCGTCTCGAGCTGGCGCCCGCGGGCGTGCACGTCGTCGGCGTGCACGTCGGCTACGTCGACACGGCCATGGCCGAGCACGTCTCCGACCCCAAGACCGACCCGGCCGACCTCGTGCGGGCGATCCTCGACGCGACAGAGCGGGGCGAGTACGAGGTGCTCGCGGATGAGATCTCGGTGCAGCTCAAGGCAGGTCTCAGCGCGCCGCTCGACGCGGTCTATCCGCAGCTGCGCACCTCGGCCGTCTGA
- a CDS encoding helix-turn-helix domain-containing protein: MSSQAVPLGRRERNKQQKLERITAAAAELFTAHGIDDVTTQQIAEKADVGTGTLFLYAKTKGELLLLVQNAHYAMALDSGRTAAAATDDTLDATMALLRPIIECNRVQVENGRTYLREMVFGNPADAHHAEALRIVGETEAALTGILSRDPRIDAHRAPILARIVSAAMFVTMAASVNAEASIDEIADDVRTQVGALLDR, encoded by the coding sequence ATGTCGAGCCAAGCCGTACCTCTCGGGCGACGCGAGCGGAACAAGCAGCAGAAACTCGAGCGGATCACCGCGGCCGCAGCCGAGCTCTTCACCGCCCACGGCATCGACGACGTCACGACTCAGCAGATCGCCGAGAAGGCGGACGTCGGCACAGGGACGCTCTTCCTCTACGCCAAGACGAAGGGCGAACTGCTTCTGCTCGTGCAGAACGCGCACTACGCCATGGCGCTGGACAGCGGACGAACGGCGGCCGCGGCGACGGATGACACCCTCGACGCGACCATGGCCCTTCTCCGCCCGATCATCGAGTGCAATCGGGTGCAGGTCGAGAACGGCCGCACCTACCTCCGCGAGATGGTGTTCGGCAACCCGGCCGACGCGCACCACGCCGAGGCCCTGCGGATCGTCGGCGAGACCGAGGCGGCACTGACCGGCATCCTGAGCCGCGATCCGCGGATCGACGCGCACCGCGCCCCGATACTCGCCCGCATCGTCTCGGCCGCGATGTTCGTCACCATGGCGGCGAGCGTCAACGCCGAAGCGAGTATCGACGAGATCGCCGACGATGTCAGGACCCAGGTCGGCGCACTGCTCGATCGGTGA
- a CDS encoding DUF6716 putative glycosyltransferase, giving the protein MSGMRGSSSDGLRVVAIADADSFVKWSASLLGSVPGIRPHLLLVKTPLTASVEQQRTALTRTGMLSDDVTRIGFAQAAAWLEGQRPDVVLLAGRGPFVRLMGRLVDTLSHRPVIVAGLPGMAIPAQRGALEYRRHADLLVVHSHREERAFAELGRRIGVQVPTALATLPFARSRSRMLSADRARVLSADQAGTSGTLVAERPTPSEPQPERPVRMPATDIVFAAQALVPVGRDDRAEIAATLVRAAEADPHRRVVVKLRSRPGESETHLERDPYLELLPTRLPDNLVVSYSSMAAALSTAAGLVTVSSTAAVEAVALGVPVIALDSFGVSKSLLNTVFVGSGLLGGRNEVVAGRFRHPHPDWLRDNYFHPSVESTWWEHVEQLVALRRAGALPARRVPAARGGAMHEAWHRASVLGSEDRTLGGAAALAIGAPATKAIAALRRGRAPIDGGTWADASTDITLEPNPFHDSIRR; this is encoded by the coding sequence ATGAGCGGAATGCGCGGGAGCAGTTCGGACGGTTTGCGGGTCGTCGCGATCGCCGACGCCGACTCGTTCGTGAAGTGGTCGGCGTCGCTGCTCGGCAGTGTGCCGGGCATCCGTCCGCACCTGCTGCTGGTGAAGACGCCCCTGACGGCCAGTGTCGAGCAGCAGCGCACGGCGCTGACCCGCACCGGCATGCTGTCAGACGACGTCACCCGCATCGGGTTCGCCCAGGCTGCCGCGTGGCTCGAGGGGCAGCGTCCCGACGTCGTCCTGCTCGCCGGGCGCGGGCCGTTCGTGCGTCTGATGGGACGCCTGGTCGACACGCTCTCGCACCGCCCGGTGATCGTCGCGGGTCTGCCGGGAATGGCGATCCCCGCCCAGCGGGGTGCCCTCGAGTACCGCCGCCATGCCGACCTGCTCGTCGTGCACTCGCATCGGGAGGAGCGGGCGTTCGCCGAGCTGGGTCGCCGCATCGGCGTGCAGGTTCCGACGGCACTCGCCACGCTGCCGTTCGCGCGGTCTCGATCGCGGATGCTCTCCGCCGATCGGGCGCGGGTGCTCTCCGCCGACCAGGCCGGCACGTCGGGAACGCTCGTCGCCGAACGGCCCACACCTTCGGAGCCGCAGCCGGAGCGCCCGGTGCGGATGCCGGCGACCGACATCGTGTTCGCCGCGCAGGCGCTGGTGCCGGTCGGCCGGGACGACCGTGCGGAGATCGCCGCGACCCTCGTGCGGGCTGCCGAGGCCGACCCTCACCGTCGAGTCGTCGTCAAGCTGCGCTCACGCCCGGGGGAGTCCGAGACCCACCTCGAACGCGACCCGTATCTCGAGCTGCTGCCCACTCGGCTGCCCGACAACCTCGTGGTCTCGTACTCCTCGATGGCCGCCGCGCTCTCGACGGCGGCCGGACTCGTCACGGTCAGCTCGACAGCGGCCGTCGAAGCCGTGGCGCTCGGTGTGCCCGTGATCGCGCTGGACTCGTTCGGAGTCAGCAAGAGCCTGCTCAATACGGTGTTCGTCGGCAGCGGTCTGCTCGGTGGACGCAACGAGGTCGTGGCCGGTCGATTCCGGCATCCCCACCCCGACTGGCTGCGCGACAACTACTTCCATCCCTCGGTCGAGTCGACCTGGTGGGAGCACGTCGAGCAGCTCGTGGCGCTGCGCCGTGCCGGTGCGCTGCCTGCCAGGCGAGTACCCGCCGCACGGGGAGGAGCGATGCACGAGGCGTGGCACCGTGCGAGCGTGCTGGGTTCGGAGGATCGTACGCTCGGCGGTGCGGCTGCTCTGGCGATCGGGGCCCCCGCGACGAAGGCGATCGCAGCCCTCCGTCGCGGACGCGCGCCGATCGACGGCGGCACCTGGGCGGATGCATCGACCGACATCACGCTCGAGCCGAACCCGTTCCACGACTCGATCAGGCGCTGA
- a CDS encoding N-acetylneuraminate synthase family protein, with protein MTVSIGSRVIGGGHPAYLIAEIGLNHNGDVDIAKRLIDVAAKAGADAVKFQKRTPEISTPEHMRDVPRETPWGTMSYLDYRRRVEFGRDEYIAIGDHATMLGLDWFASPWDVPSVEFLEELNVVAHKVASASLTDTELLVALRETGKPIILSTGMSTIEQIDRALSTLGTDRVVLMHATSTYPLEPEEANLRAIATLRDRYPGVPVGYSGHERGLQISLAAVAIGAVAVERHITLDRTMWGSDHAASLEPTGLEHLVRDIRVIETALGDGVKRVFDSERAPMAKLRRVPA; from the coding sequence ATGACTGTCAGCATCGGCTCACGCGTGATCGGCGGCGGTCACCCCGCCTATCTCATCGCGGAGATCGGCCTCAACCACAACGGCGACGTCGACATCGCCAAGCGTCTGATCGACGTCGCCGCGAAGGCGGGTGCCGACGCCGTGAAGTTCCAGAAGCGCACGCCCGAGATCTCCACACCCGAGCACATGCGCGACGTGCCTCGCGAGACGCCCTGGGGCACCATGAGCTACCTCGACTACCGCCGCCGCGTCGAGTTCGGCCGCGACGAGTACATCGCGATCGGCGACCACGCCACGATGCTCGGACTCGACTGGTTCGCCTCGCCCTGGGACGTGCCCAGCGTCGAGTTCCTCGAAGAGCTCAACGTCGTGGCGCACAAGGTCGCCTCGGCCAGCCTCACCGACACCGAGCTGCTCGTCGCGCTGCGCGAGACCGGCAAGCCGATCATCCTGTCGACCGGGATGTCGACGATCGAGCAGATCGACCGCGCCCTGTCCACGCTCGGCACCGACCGCGTCGTGCTCATGCACGCCACGTCGACGTATCCCCTCGAGCCCGAAGAGGCCAACCTCCGGGCGATCGCCACGCTGCGCGACCGCTACCCCGGCGTGCCGGTCGGATACTCGGGGCACGAGCGCGGGCTGCAGATCTCGCTCGCGGCCGTCGCGATCGGCGCCGTCGCCGTCGAGCGTCATATCACCCTCGACCGCACCATGTGGGGGTCGGACCACGCGGCCTCGCTCGAGCCGACCGGCCTCGAGCACCTCGTGCGCGACATCCGCGTGATCGAGACGGCCCTCGGCGACGGCGTCAAGCGCGTCTTCGACAGCGAGCGCGCGCCGATGGCGAAGCTGCGTCGCGTTCCGGCGTGA
- a CDS encoding acylneuraminate cytidylyltransferase, with protein sequence MNTSTEENHEDVAPRVVAIIPARGGSKGVPRKNVRRVGGVPLIERAVRSAQAADGVDLVVVSTDDDEIAAVSAAAGARVVRRPAEISGDTASSESAILHVLDELDRSGEGVDVVAFLQATSPFIPSGALADAVRQVRAGSADSVFSAHETYGFLWARPDAEQAHAGVAVALNHDATHRPRRQDREPHFLETGAFYVFRADGFREARHRFFGRIRIAEVPEWTAIEIDDEQQLRIARALAALHETGERIPVRAIVTDFDGVHTDDTATVDADGVERVRVSREDGMGVSLLRRAGIPMLILSTEVNPVVRARADKLRVPVLHGIDDKESALRGWAEENGIPLGEIAYLGNDVNDLPALRIVGWPIAVANAHPLVREAARVVLGRTGGHGAVRELIERVLPA encoded by the coding sequence ATGAACACGAGCACGGAAGAGAACCACGAGGACGTCGCACCCCGGGTGGTCGCGATCATCCCGGCACGGGGCGGCTCGAAGGGTGTGCCCCGCAAGAACGTGCGACGGGTCGGCGGCGTGCCGCTGATCGAGCGGGCCGTGCGCAGTGCGCAGGCAGCCGACGGCGTCGACCTGGTGGTCGTGTCGACCGACGACGACGAGATCGCCGCGGTGAGCGCGGCCGCCGGGGCGCGGGTCGTGCGACGGCCCGCCGAGATCTCCGGTGACACGGCGTCATCCGAGAGCGCGATCCTGCACGTGCTCGACGAGCTCGACAGGTCGGGTGAGGGGGTCGATGTGGTGGCATTCCTGCAGGCGACGTCGCCATTCATCCCCAGCGGTGCGCTCGCGGACGCCGTACGCCAGGTGCGCGCGGGCAGCGCGGACAGTGTGTTCTCGGCGCATGAGACCTACGGGTTCCTGTGGGCGCGGCCCGACGCGGAGCAGGCGCATGCCGGGGTGGCCGTGGCGCTGAACCACGACGCGACCCACCGCCCTCGGCGTCAGGACCGCGAGCCGCACTTCCTCGAGACGGGGGCGTTCTACGTGTTCCGAGCCGACGGCTTCCGCGAGGCGAGACACCGCTTCTTCGGCCGCATCCGCATCGCCGAGGTGCCCGAGTGGACCGCGATCGAGATCGACGACGAGCAGCAGTTGCGGATCGCGCGGGCGCTCGCGGCCCTGCACGAGACGGGCGAGCGGATTCCGGTGCGGGCGATCGTGACCGACTTCGACGGCGTGCACACCGACGACACCGCGACCGTCGACGCCGACGGTGTCGAGCGCGTGCGGGTGAGCCGGGAAGACGGCATGGGGGTGTCGCTGCTGCGGCGTGCCGGCATTCCGATGCTCATCCTCTCGACCGAGGTGAACCCGGTCGTGCGCGCGCGGGCCGACAAGCTCCGCGTGCCGGTGCTGCACGGCATCGACGACAAGGAGTCGGCGCTGCGCGGATGGGCGGAGGAGAACGGCATCCCGCTCGGTGAGATCGCGTACCTCGGCAACGACGTCAACGACCTGCCGGCGCTGCGCATCGTCGGCTGGCCGATCGCGGTCGCGAACGCGCATCCGCTCGTGCGCGAGGCGGCACGCGTCGTCCTGGGGCGCACAGGCGGGCACGGGGCCGTGCGCGAGCTGATCGAACGGGTGTTGCCTGCCTGA
- a CDS encoding polysialyltransferase family glycosyltransferase has product MTQVFALHSAYGLVTAAAALDGGLLGEHGERILVPFVSSRVPETSVGILADPELASLRDRFDRVEDLDALLGPLHPSSWKPDAADLPLLRRLITRAWSLDGDDLEVLVQSPQVAPARTLMMLFPHARLTIIGDGLMTYSPMRVRLPHTVTARIGRVVHADVVSGVTPLVGAPTATPVPVSPALFRAVLAETAEGVDDTTDLVGTLEGESTVLVLGQYLAALGLVSESEEISLQIGMIDRAADLRPAHIVFKPHPAAPPRLSDALRDRAAVRGVVFHEYRGALAAEMLAERIDARAVIAGFSTALPTVQAVFGMEIEAVGAETVLSRLTPYENSNRVPATIVDALTRRDSPYRQPERMQLLIDAVGYAMQPVVAGHLRGRAEELLTSIRPSDRDRYFAPDRLGELRLPGAPPETVVRRALRPAGGIGRVEQLRLTASGARRRIGRAWRALRGR; this is encoded by the coding sequence ATGACCCAGGTCTTCGCACTGCACAGCGCTTACGGACTCGTGACGGCCGCGGCAGCGCTCGACGGGGGACTCCTCGGAGAGCACGGCGAGCGCATCCTCGTGCCGTTCGTGTCCTCACGGGTGCCGGAGACGTCGGTGGGCATCCTCGCCGACCCGGAGCTGGCGAGTCTTCGGGATCGGTTCGACAGGGTCGAGGATCTGGACGCACTGCTCGGCCCGCTGCATCCGAGCTCGTGGAAGCCGGATGCCGCCGATCTGCCGCTGCTGCGCAGGCTGATCACGCGTGCCTGGAGTCTCGACGGCGACGACCTCGAGGTGCTGGTGCAGAGCCCGCAGGTCGCACCCGCTCGCACCCTGATGATGCTCTTCCCGCACGCCAGGCTCACGATCATCGGCGACGGGCTGATGACCTACTCGCCCATGCGCGTGCGTCTGCCCCACACGGTGACCGCCCGGATCGGCCGCGTCGTGCACGCCGACGTCGTGTCGGGGGTGACGCCGCTGGTCGGCGCACCCACCGCGACGCCGGTGCCGGTCTCTCCTGCCCTGTTCCGCGCGGTGCTCGCCGAGACAGCAGAGGGAGTGGATGACACGACCGATCTCGTCGGCACGCTCGAGGGGGAGTCGACCGTGCTCGTCCTCGGCCAGTATCTGGCGGCGCTCGGGCTCGTGAGCGAGAGCGAGGAGATCTCTCTGCAGATCGGCATGATCGACCGTGCCGCGGACCTCAGGCCCGCGCACATCGTCTTCAAGCCGCATCCTGCCGCACCGCCTCGGTTGAGCGATGCACTGCGCGATCGGGCGGCGGTGCGCGGGGTCGTCTTCCACGAGTACCGCGGAGCGCTCGCTGCAGAGATGCTGGCCGAGCGGATCGACGCGCGCGCCGTCATCGCCGGGTTCTCGACCGCTCTGCCCACGGTGCAGGCGGTGTTCGGCATGGAGATCGAGGCGGTCGGTGCCGAGACCGTGCTCTCTCGGCTGACCCCGTATGAGAACAGCAACCGCGTGCCTGCGACCATCGTCGATGCACTCACCCGGCGGGACTCGCCGTATCGGCAGCCCGAGCGTATGCAGCTGCTGATCGACGCGGTCGGCTACGCGATGCAGCCGGTCGTCGCGGGACACCTGCGCGGGCGTGCGGAGGAGCTGCTGACGAGCATCCGCCCCTCCGATCGCGACAGGTACTTCGCTCCTGATCGGCTGGGCGAGCTGCGTCTGCCGGGTGCGCCGCCGGAGACCGTGGTGCGCCGTGCGCTGCGTCCGGCCGGCGGAATCGGTCGGGTCGAACAGCTGCGGCTGACGGCGTCGGGCGCGCGGCGACGGATCGGTCGCGCGTGGCGCGCGCTGCGAGGACGGTGA
- a CDS encoding glycosyltransferase family 2 protein: MRTPLVTVILPAKDAGAYIGTTLETLTRQFDDPGALKLVAIDDGSRDDTGTLMRRYAERFPHSIVIENAQPHGLASARNQGLAHVEGDAFCFLDGDDWMQPQRLDVLTRRLRDLGCDFLRTDHVTVKAGVRTLVPAPYPWRERVGSPREAILPENEPTMVDYPFAWAGVLHRRLIDDGLAAFTPGLFTAEDRPWIWRLHLQARSFAVVDAPALLYRRGVSTSLTQVRDRRQLDFVRAMDEVLDIAAADAEADRFLPKAVWTVLALSSRHLVRARRMTPSLRAEMRAGIRGLLARLPETESAAVLARLDGPRRRVLAPLLRTVGRAA, from the coding sequence GTGCGCACACCGCTCGTCACCGTCATCCTGCCCGCCAAGGACGCGGGTGCGTACATCGGCACGACGCTCGAGACGCTGACCCGCCAGTTCGATGATCCGGGGGCGCTCAAGCTCGTCGCGATCGACGACGGATCCCGCGACGACACCGGCACGCTGATGCGGCGCTACGCCGAGCGCTTCCCGCACTCGATCGTCATCGAGAACGCGCAGCCCCACGGACTTGCGAGCGCTCGCAACCAGGGACTCGCGCACGTCGAGGGCGATGCCTTCTGCTTCCTCGACGGAGACGACTGGATGCAGCCGCAGCGGCTCGACGTACTGACGCGTCGCCTGCGCGACCTGGGCTGCGACTTCCTGCGCACGGATCATGTGACGGTGAAGGCCGGCGTGCGCACCCTCGTGCCGGCCCCGTACCCGTGGCGCGAGCGGGTGGGCTCGCCGCGCGAGGCGATCCTGCCCGAGAACGAGCCGACCATGGTCGACTACCCCTTCGCGTGGGCGGGGGTCCTGCACCGCCGCCTGATCGACGACGGTCTCGCGGCGTTCACCCCCGGGCTCTTCACCGCCGAGGACCGCCCCTGGATCTGGCGCCTGCACCTGCAGGCCCGCTCGTTCGCGGTGGTCGATGCTCCCGCCCTGCTCTATCGCCGAGGGGTGTCGACCTCGCTCACCCAGGTGCGCGATCGGCGGCAGCTCGACTTCGTGCGGGCCATGGACGAGGTGCTCGACATCGCGGCGGCGGATGCCGAGGCGGACCGCTTCCTCCCGAAGGCCGTGTGGACAGTGCTGGCGCTCAGCTCGCGGCACCTCGTGCGGGCACGGCGGATGACGCCGTCTCTGCGCGCCGAGATGCGCGCGGGCATCCGCGGACTGCTCGCACGGCTGCCCGAGACCGAGTCTGCAGCGGTGCTGGCGCGACTCGACGGCCCGCGGCGGCGCGTGCTCGCCCCGCTGCTGCGCACGGTCGGTCGTGCCGCATGA
- a CDS encoding DUF4229 domain-containing protein yields the protein MKNRAPFLVYTVLRLLAFLVPLAILWFFFPIFREFWWLAAIFAALIGVSISMLFLRAPLTDASARLVERRGGRSEAEQADADAEDEAIDGSAAGDTAIRRED from the coding sequence GTGAAGAATCGCGCCCCCTTCCTCGTCTACACCGTGCTCCGACTGCTGGCGTTCCTCGTGCCGCTCGCGATCCTGTGGTTCTTCTTCCCGATCTTCCGCGAGTTCTGGTGGCTGGCCGCGATCTTCGCCGCCCTCATCGGTGTCAGCATCTCGATGCTCTTCCTCCGTGCACCGCTGACCGACGCGTCGGCACGGCTGGTCGAGCGCCGAGGCGGACGCAGCGAGGCCGAGCAGGCCGACGCGGATGCCGAGGACGAGGCGATCGACGGCTCCGCAGCCGGCGACACCGCCATCCGCCGCGAAGACTGA
- a CDS encoding 1,4-dihydroxy-2-naphthoate polyprenyltransferase, whose translation MAASSKRKKNPTRVSGNPAKRASGNPAQRPVIEAGPVTVGDWIGAARVRTLPLAIAPVVIGTGAARSTGPEFHWVIALACLAVAVLLQIGVNFANDYSDGIRGTDAVRVGPARLTASGRVKPRTVLVIALVFFALAAAVGVAIVIRTEQWWMLAIGAACIIAAWFYTGGKRPYGYNALGEVFVFIFFGLVATLGTTWVQAFTLPQQAWLGAIAAGLFACAVLLANNLRDIDQDRVVGKRTLTVLIGKRATQVLFTLFVLAPFGILAFIALLYPIAWIGLLALLSGLPAILIVWTYRQSKELVIALALTSLTALLYAGAFFWALAG comes from the coding sequence GTGGCAGCATCCTCGAAGCGCAAGAAGAATCCGACCCGTGTGAGCGGCAACCCCGCGAAGCGGGCGAGCGGCAACCCGGCCCAGCGACCCGTCATCGAGGCGGGGCCTGTCACGGTCGGCGACTGGATCGGCGCCGCTCGAGTGCGCACCCTTCCTCTCGCGATCGCGCCGGTCGTGATCGGCACCGGTGCCGCGCGCAGCACGGGGCCGGAGTTCCACTGGGTCATCGCCCTCGCGTGCCTCGCGGTCGCGGTGCTGCTGCAGATCGGCGTCAACTTCGCGAACGACTACAGCGACGGCATCCGCGGAACGGATGCGGTGCGCGTCGGCCCCGCCCGTCTCACGGCGTCGGGTCGCGTGAAGCCCCGCACCGTGCTCGTCATCGCGCTCGTGTTCTTCGCCCTCGCCGCGGCGGTCGGGGTCGCGATCGTCATCCGCACGGAGCAGTGGTGGATGCTGGCGATCGGAGCGGCCTGCATCATCGCCGCCTGGTTCTACACCGGCGGCAAGCGCCCCTACGGCTACAACGCTCTCGGCGAGGTCTTCGTCTTCATCTTCTTCGGGCTCGTGGCGACGCTGGGCACCACCTGGGTGCAGGCCTTCACACTGCCGCAGCAGGCCTGGCTCGGAGCCATCGCCGCAGGGCTGTTCGCCTGCGCGGTGCTGCTCGCCAACAACCTGCGCGACATCGATCAGGACCGTGTGGTCGGCAAACGCACCCTGACCGTGCTGATCGGCAAGCGCGCGACACAGGTGCTGTTCACGCTGTTCGTGCTGGCGCCCTTCGGCATCCTGGCCTTCATCGCGCTGCTGTACCCGATCGCCTGGATCGGGCTGCTGGCGCTGCTCTCGGGGCTCCCGGCGATCCTGATCGTCTGGACGTACCGTCAGTCGAAGGAGCTGGTCATCGCGCTGGCGCTGACGTCGCTGACCGCGCTGCTCTACGCCGGCGCGTTCTTCTGGGCGCTCGCCGGCTGA
- a CDS encoding dihydrofolate reductase family protein: MMAVRVDLNVSLDGFATTTDQTPEKPFGDDWPRLVAAYAATRTFRTRVLGDDSGAGTTGVDEKYAHAYFEGIGAEIMGAGMFGLHQNPDDPQWRGWWGDEPPFHVPVFVLTHTRRDSIEFANGTVFHFVDAAPEEILSRAIDAAGSDDVRIGGGIDVVRQFLRAGLVDRVHLAVAPLVLGSGERIWDGLRGIENGYDVESEVAESGVTHLTFRRD, encoded by the coding sequence ATCATGGCAGTCCGCGTCGATCTCAACGTCTCCCTCGACGGATTCGCGACCACCACCGATCAGACACCCGAGAAGCCGTTCGGGGATGACTGGCCGCGTCTGGTCGCGGCGTATGCGGCCACGCGCACGTTCCGCACCCGTGTTCTGGGCGACGACTCGGGCGCCGGCACGACGGGGGTCGACGAGAAGTACGCCCACGCGTACTTCGAAGGCATCGGCGCCGAGATCATGGGCGCGGGCATGTTCGGTCTGCACCAGAATCCGGATGACCCGCAGTGGCGCGGCTGGTGGGGCGATGAGCCGCCCTTTCATGTGCCGGTCTTCGTTCTCACGCACACTCGCCGCGACTCGATCGAGTTCGCGAACGGCACGGTCTTCCACTTCGTCGATGCGGCGCCGGAAGAGATCCTGTCGCGTGCGATCGATGCGGCGGGCAGCGACGACGTGCGCATCGGCGGCGGCATCGACGTCGTGCGGCAGTTCCTTCGCGCAGGACTGGTCGACCGGGTGCATCTCGCCGTCGCTCCGCTCGTGCTGGGCAGCGGTGAGCGCATCTGGGACGGGCTCCGAGGCATCGAGAACGGCTACGACGTCGAGTCGGAGGTCGCCGAGTCCGGTGTCACGCACCTGACGTTCCGTCGCGACTGA
- a CDS encoding DUF4287 domain-containing protein, protein MSFQAYLDKVETQTGLTPRQFIELAKEQGFDETTKSTVVLNWLKGEYNLGHGHAQAMVHVILKGPKISDKHVGKGGAHGDASDTLWLDGKDSNPNA, encoded by the coding sequence ATGTCCTTCCAGGCTTATCTCGACAAGGTCGAGACCCAGACCGGCCTCACCCCTCGACAGTTCATCGAGCTCGCCAAAGAACAGGGGTTCGACGAGACCACGAAGTCGACGGTCGTGCTCAACTGGCTCAAAGGGGAGTACAACCTCGGTCACGGCCATGCCCAGGCGATGGTGCACGTGATCCTCAAAGGGCCGAAGATCAGTGACAAGCACGTCGGCAAGGGCGGTGCGCACGGTGATGCGTCCGACACCCTCTGGCTCGACGGCAAAGACAGCAACCCGAACGCCTGA